One genomic segment of Rhizobium gallicum bv. gallicum R602sp includes these proteins:
- a CDS encoding urease subunit beta, translating to MIPGEIIAASGDIELNAGAPTVIIEVSNTGDRPVQVGSHYHFAETNAGLAFDRDKVQGMRLDIPAGTAVRFEPGQTRSVTLIPLSGKREVYGFRQLVMGKL from the coding sequence ATGATCCCAGGCGAAATCATTGCCGCAAGCGGCGACATCGAATTAAACGCCGGTGCACCGACCGTCATCATTGAAGTGTCGAACACCGGCGATCGCCCGGTGCAGGTCGGCAGCCACTACCATTTTGCCGAAACCAATGCCGGCCTCGCCTTCGATCGCGACAAGGTGCAGGGCATGCGCCTCGACATCCCGGCGGGCACGGCCGTGCGTTTCGAGCCGGGTCAGACGCGTTCCGTGACGCTGATCCCGCTCTCCGGCAAGCGTGAAGTCTATGGCTTCCGCCAGCTCGTGATGGGCAAGCTCTGA
- a CDS encoding DUF1272 domain-containing protein: MLELRPNCECCDKDLPPESREAMICTFECTFCADCASDVLQGECPNCGGEFTCRPVRPAAMLAKYPASTKRILKAEGCVPVKAA, encoded by the coding sequence ATGCTCGAACTTCGTCCGAACTGCGAATGCTGCGACAAGGACCTGCCGCCGGAAAGCCGCGAGGCAATGATCTGCACTTTCGAGTGCACTTTCTGCGCCGACTGTGCAAGCGATGTGCTCCAGGGCGAATGCCCCAATTGCGGCGGTGAGTTCACTTGCCGCCCGGTGCGCCCGGCCGCCATGCTCGCCAAATATCCGGCATCGACGAAACGTATCTTGAAGGCCGAGGGCTGCGTGCCCGTGAAGGCGGCGTGA
- a CDS encoding urease subunit gamma, whose translation MNLTPREKDKLLISMAAMVARRRLERGVKLNHPEAIALITDFVVEGARDGRPVAELMEAGAHVIGRHQVMEGVPEMIHDVQVEATFPDGTKLVTVHEPIR comes from the coding sequence ATGAACCTCACTCCGAGAGAAAAAGACAAGCTGCTGATCTCCATGGCGGCGATGGTGGCGAGGCGCCGGCTCGAACGCGGCGTGAAACTCAATCATCCCGAAGCGATCGCGCTGATCACCGACTTTGTCGTGGAAGGCGCCCGTGACGGCCGCCCGGTCGCCGAACTGATGGAAGCGGGCGCTCATGTCATCGGCCGGCATCAGGTGATGGAGGGCGTGCCCGAGATGATCCATGATGTGCAGGTGGAAGCGACCTTCCCGGACGGCACCAAGCTCGTCACCGTCCACGAACCGATCCGCTGA
- a CDS encoding urease accessory protein UreD, whose translation MTIAAAITGPQRAQGRGHLAAKLLDGRARIRELYQEGAAKIRLPETFDASMEAVIINTAGGLTGGDQMNWSVVAGPTTRIDVTTQACEKIYKASAGTAEVTTTIEAGANARVDWLPQETILFDRASLFRRLDVDLDETAEFLAVEAILLGRKAMGEKMETGLFRDRWRIRRAGRLIHAEELRLDGAIGALTARQPVLSGQVAFATLLYAGPLAEAYLASVRPLLGGQAAGASAWNGKLVIRAAAADGFALRKILIPVISALRNGAPVPKVWNL comes from the coding sequence ATGACGATCGCGGCGGCAATCACCGGGCCACAAAGGGCACAGGGGCGCGGGCACCTGGCCGCGAAGCTGCTGGACGGACGGGCGCGCATCCGCGAACTCTATCAGGAAGGTGCCGCCAAAATACGCCTCCCGGAGACTTTCGATGCTTCCATGGAGGCGGTCATCATCAATACGGCGGGCGGGTTGACCGGAGGCGACCAGATGAACTGGAGCGTCGTTGCAGGTCCAACCACGCGTATCGATGTGACCACACAGGCCTGCGAGAAGATCTACAAGGCATCCGCTGGAACGGCCGAAGTCACGACAACGATCGAGGCCGGCGCGAATGCACGGGTCGACTGGCTGCCGCAGGAGACGATCCTGTTCGATCGCGCCTCGCTGTTCCGCCGCCTCGACGTCGATCTCGACGAGACGGCGGAGTTCCTGGCCGTCGAGGCGATCCTGCTCGGCCGCAAGGCGATGGGCGAGAAGATGGAGACCGGCCTTTTCCGTGATCGCTGGCGCATTCGCCGCGCTGGTAGGCTGATCCATGCCGAGGAGTTGCGGCTTGATGGCGCCATCGGCGCGCTGACTGCTCGCCAGCCCGTCCTCAGCGGACAGGTGGCCTTTGCAACGTTGCTCTATGCCGGGCCGCTTGCAGAAGCCTATCTCGCGAGCGTGCGCCCGCTGCTCGGCGGACAGGCGGCAGGCGCCAGCGCTTGGAACGGCAAGCTCGTCATTCGCGCTGCAGCCGCTGACGGCTTTGCCCTCAGAAAAATCCTGATCCCGGTTATTTCCGCCTTGCGCAACGGTGCGCCTGTGCCGAAAGTCTGGAATCTCTAG
- the urtE gene encoding urea ABC transporter ATP-binding subunit UrtE, which produces MLTVENANLHYGAAQALRGISIKAEMGKITCVLGRNGVGKSSLLRAVTGQHLLSAGTVSFNDVALNGLPPYARAKQGIGYVPQGREIFPLLTVKENLETGFAPLGRRDRNIPDDIFSLFPVLKSMLSRRGGDLSGGQQQQLAIGRAMVTRPKILVLDEPTEGIQPSIIKDIGRAIRYLRDSTGMAILLVEQYLDFCRELADYVYIMDRGEIVHEGLAETLDTPEARRHLTV; this is translated from the coding sequence ATGCTGACAGTCGAAAACGCAAACCTGCACTATGGCGCCGCACAAGCGTTGCGCGGGATCTCGATCAAGGCGGAGATGGGTAAGATCACTTGCGTGCTGGGGCGGAACGGCGTGGGGAAGAGTTCTCTTCTGCGCGCCGTCACCGGCCAGCATCTGCTGTCGGCCGGAACCGTGAGCTTCAATGACGTGGCGTTGAACGGCCTGCCGCCTTATGCGCGCGCCAAGCAGGGTATCGGCTATGTGCCGCAAGGGCGCGAGATTTTCCCGCTGCTCACCGTCAAGGAAAACCTCGAAACCGGCTTTGCTCCGCTTGGCCGCCGCGACCGCAACATTCCCGACGATATCTTCAGCCTCTTCCCGGTGCTGAAGTCGATGTTGTCCCGTCGCGGCGGCGACCTTTCCGGCGGACAGCAGCAGCAACTGGCGATCGGTCGGGCCATGGTGACGCGGCCGAAGATCCTTGTTCTGGACGAGCCGACGGAAGGCATCCAGCCGTCGATCATCAAGGATATCGGCAGGGCAATCCGCTATCTGCGCGACTCGACGGGCATGGCGATCTTGCTCGTAGAGCAGTATCTCGACTTCTGCCGCGAGCTTGCCGACTACGTCTACATCATGGACCGCGGCGAGATCGTCCACGAGGGTTTGGCCGAAACGCTCGATACGCCCGAGGCCAGGCGCCACCTGACCGTCTGA
- the urtD gene encoding urea ABC transporter ATP-binding protein UrtD: MIPDIKPNSVLYLNNVSVSFDGFKALNSLSIVIEPGELRAIIGPNGAGKTTMMDIITGKTRPDEGEVYFNGEIDLTKKDEADIAQLGIGRKFQKPTVFESHTVWDNLELALNRKRGVFPTLFYRLSSDDKARIEEILKTVRLTHRSDELAASLSHGQKQWLEIGMLLAQEPKLLLVDEPVAGMTDAETVETAILLREIAKTRSVVVVEHDMGFIRDLGVKVTCLAEGCVLAEGSIDFVSSDAKVIENYLGR, translated from the coding sequence ATGATCCCGGATATCAAACCCAACAGCGTGCTCTACCTCAACAACGTCTCGGTTTCCTTCGACGGCTTCAAGGCACTGAACTCGCTTTCGATCGTCATCGAGCCCGGCGAGCTTCGCGCCATCATCGGCCCCAACGGCGCCGGCAAGACGACGATGATGGACATCATCACCGGCAAGACGCGGCCTGACGAGGGCGAGGTTTATTTCAACGGCGAGATCGATCTCACCAAGAAAGATGAAGCCGATATCGCCCAGCTCGGCATAGGCCGCAAATTCCAGAAGCCGACCGTCTTCGAAAGCCATACGGTCTGGGACAATCTGGAACTCGCGCTGAATCGCAAGCGCGGCGTTTTTCCGACGCTCTTTTATCGCCTCTCGTCCGACGACAAGGCGCGCATCGAGGAAATCCTCAAGACCGTGCGGCTGACGCATCGTAGCGACGAGCTGGCAGCCAGTCTGTCTCACGGGCAGAAGCAATGGCTGGAGATTGGCATGCTGCTCGCACAGGAGCCGAAGCTGTTGCTGGTCGACGAGCCGGTTGCCGGTATGACCGATGCCGAAACCGTGGAGACGGCGATCCTGCTCCGGGAAATCGCCAAGACTCGTTCAGTCGTCGTCGTCGAGCATGACATGGGCTTCATCCGCGACCTCGGCGTCAAGGTGACCTGCCTGGCGGAAGGCTGCGTGCTTGCCGAAGGGTCGATCGATTTCGTGAGTTCCGATGCGAAGGTGATCGAAAATTATTTGGGGCGATGA
- the urtC gene encoding urea ABC transporter permease subunit UrtC: MITAFLLRSLDRKISIAIAILFMVAVLVPVLNLMTGPANPLHIPTYIMALFGKYLTYALLALALDLVWGFCGILSLGHGAFFALGGYAMGMYLMRQIGSRGVYGDPILPDFMVFLNWKELPWFWYGFDQFWFAALMVLLVPGLLAFVFGWFAFRSRVNGVYLSIITQAMTYALLLAFFRNDMGFGGNNGMTDFKDILGFNVQADATRAALFAATASLLALSLLIASAIVRSKFGKVLVGVRDAESRTRFLGYRVEHFKLFTFVVSAMMAGIAGALYVPQVGIINPGEFAPANSIEVVIWTAVGGRSTLIGPIIGAILVNGGKTIFTGLFPEFWLFALGGLFVAVTLFLPKGIVGTIAPYLGKKKPRAETAPLAFQEEGVDAKIQAAE; the protein is encoded by the coding sequence ATGATTACGGCGTTCCTTCTCCGGTCTCTCGATCGCAAGATTTCCATTGCCATCGCCATCTTGTTCATGGTCGCCGTGCTGGTGCCGGTTCTGAACCTCATGACAGGTCCGGCGAACCCGTTGCATATCCCGACCTACATCATGGCGCTGTTCGGCAAATATCTGACCTATGCGCTGCTGGCCCTGGCCCTCGATCTCGTCTGGGGCTTCTGCGGCATCCTTTCGCTCGGTCACGGCGCCTTCTTCGCGCTCGGCGGTTACGCGATGGGCATGTATCTGATGCGCCAGATCGGGTCGCGCGGCGTCTATGGCGACCCGATCCTGCCCGACTTCATGGTGTTCCTGAACTGGAAGGAACTGCCCTGGTTCTGGTACGGCTTCGACCAGTTCTGGTTTGCAGCGCTGATGGTGTTGCTGGTGCCTGGGCTGCTCGCCTTCGTCTTCGGCTGGTTCGCCTTCCGTAGCAGGGTCAACGGCGTCTATCTCTCGATCATCACCCAGGCAATGACCTATGCACTGCTGCTTGCCTTCTTCCGCAACGACATGGGCTTCGGCGGCAATAACGGCATGACGGACTTCAAGGACATCCTCGGCTTCAACGTGCAGGCCGACGCAACGCGCGCAGCACTCTTCGCCGCGACCGCAAGCCTCCTGGCACTGTCGCTGCTGATTGCTTCGGCCATCGTGCGTTCGAAGTTCGGCAAGGTGCTGGTCGGTGTGCGCGATGCGGAAAGCAGAACGCGCTTCCTCGGCTACCGCGTCGAACACTTCAAGCTCTTCACCTTTGTCGTCTCGGCGATGATGGCGGGTATTGCAGGTGCGCTTTACGTACCGCAGGTTGGCATCATCAATCCCGGAGAATTCGCACCGGCAAACTCCATCGAGGTCGTCATCTGGACCGCCGTCGGCGGCCGCTCGACGCTGATTGGTCCGATCATCGGGGCTATTCTGGTCAATGGCGGCAAAACCATCTTCACGGGCCTTTTTCCTGAGTTCTGGCTCTTTGCGCTCGGCGGTCTCTTCGTTGCCGTCACGCTGTTCCTGCCAAAAGGTATCGTCGGCACGATCGCCCCGTACCTTGGCAAGAAGAAGCCGAGGGCGGAAACCGCGCCGCTTGCATTTCAGGAAGAAGGCGTCGATGCAAAAATCCAGGCAGCGGAGTGA
- the urtB gene encoding urea ABC transporter permease subunit UrtB: protein MFRAIKIFLLTICLALPTFATALEAQDDVHALVDALGTGGFPEREAAIKALVASGDPHVGQILQQLSDGQLYVNSEEGGPVLLQGGSDHEPTYSDPITGEAVADIDPDYMSKVKINNSLRGVIASAMSTLTLLSPDRSARLSAAQGLLKDSDPSNLELLNSALADEKDAEIKNTMEAARAVMMLKSDVSAEDKKAAIDTIAARGDRNALTILTTAMETAPDDLKAGIEANIAAIKRNLALWDIVQNVWYGLSLGSVLLLAAIGLAITFGVMGVINMAHGEMVMIGAYTTYVVQEHIASNFPDLATYSLVIAIPAAFLFTGFVGLVIERMVIRYLYGRPLETLLATWGVSLILQQAVRTIFGPTNREVRNPSWMSGAFELGGLSITWNRMWIIVFSMIVFVTLLLLLKRSAFGLQMRAVTQNRRMASSMGIRTGWVDAFTFALGSGIAGMAGVALSQIDNVSPNLGQSYIIDSFMVVVFGGVGNLWGTLVGALSLGVVNKFLEPFAGAVLGKILVLVLIILFIQKRPRGLFALKGRAVEA from the coding sequence ATGTTTCGCGCCATCAAGATTTTCCTTTTGACGATCTGCCTTGCCTTGCCGACGTTCGCCACGGCGCTCGAGGCGCAGGACGATGTCCACGCCCTTGTCGATGCACTCGGCACCGGCGGGTTTCCGGAGCGCGAGGCTGCCATCAAGGCTCTTGTGGCTTCAGGAGATCCGCATGTCGGCCAGATCCTGCAGCAGCTGAGTGACGGCCAGCTTTACGTGAATTCCGAAGAAGGCGGCCCCGTTCTCCTGCAGGGTGGCTCCGACCACGAGCCGACCTATTCCGACCCGATCACCGGCGAGGCTGTCGCCGATATCGATCCGGACTACATGTCCAAGGTCAAGATAAACAATTCCCTGCGCGGCGTGATCGCCAGCGCCATGAGCACGCTGACGCTGCTGAGCCCGGACCGTTCAGCACGGCTTTCCGCCGCTCAAGGGCTGCTGAAAGATTCCGACCCTTCCAATCTCGAGCTTCTGAACTCGGCGCTCGCCGATGAAAAGGATGCCGAAATCAAGAACACGATGGAAGCGGCCCGCGCCGTCATGATGCTCAAGAGCGATGTCAGCGCCGAAGACAAGAAGGCGGCGATCGATACAATCGCGGCGCGCGGTGATCGCAATGCGCTCACAATCCTGACCACCGCGATGGAGACTGCACCCGACGACCTGAAGGCCGGCATCGAGGCCAATATCGCCGCTATCAAGCGCAATCTGGCGCTCTGGGATATCGTGCAGAACGTCTGGTACGGCCTGTCGCTCGGCTCGGTGCTGCTTCTCGCGGCAATCGGGCTTGCCATCACCTTCGGTGTCATGGGCGTCATCAACATGGCGCATGGCGAAATGGTGATGATCGGCGCTTACACGACCTACGTCGTGCAGGAACATATCGCGTCGAACTTTCCCGACCTTGCAACCTATTCCCTGGTGATTGCGATTCCGGCGGCCTTCCTATTCACCGGCTTCGTAGGCCTCGTCATAGAGCGCATGGTCATCCGCTATCTCTACGGCCGCCCGCTCGAAACGCTGCTGGCGACATGGGGCGTGTCCCTCATCCTGCAGCAGGCGGTTCGCACCATCTTCGGCCCGACCAACCGCGAAGTGCGCAATCCAAGCTGGATGTCCGGCGCCTTCGAACTCGGCGGGCTGTCGATCACCTGGAACCGCATGTGGATCATCGTCTTTTCAATGATCGTCTTCGTGACTTTACTGCTGCTTCTGAAGCGCTCCGCCTTCGGCCTGCAAATGCGCGCGGTCACGCAGAACCGCCGCATGGCGTCGTCCATGGGTATCCGCACCGGCTGGGTCGATGCCTTCACCTTCGCGCTCGGCTCCGGCATCGCGGGCATGGCGGGTGTGGCGCTTTCGCAGATCGACAACGTCTCGCCGAACCTTGGCCAGAGCTACATCATCGACAGCTTCATGGTCGTGGTCTTCGGCGGCGTCGGCAATCTTTGGGGCACGCTGGTGGGCGCGTTGTCGCTCGGCGTCGTCAACAAGTTCCTGGAGCCCTTCGCTGGCGCAGTGCTCGGCAAGATCCTCGTCCTCGTCCTCATCATCCTCTTCATCCAGAAGCGTCCGCGCGGGCTCTTCGCACTCAAAGGAAGGGCGGTGGAAGCATGA
- the urtA gene encoding urea ABC transporter substrate-binding protein: MNLKSYVTGAALGVVMAASAAFHGAAAADDTIKVGVLHSLSGTMAISETTLKDAMLMLIDEQNKKGGLLGKKLEAVVVDPASDWPLFAEKARELIEKDKVAAVFGCWTSSSRKSVLPVFEELNSLLFYPVQYEGEESSRNIFYTGAAPNQQAIPAVDYLMEKEGVKRFVLEGTDYVYPRTTNKILEAYLVSKGIPKEDIIVNYTPFGFSDWQTEVSKIKEFGSSGKKTAVVSTINGDANVPFYKELGNQGIKATDIPVIAFSVGEEELAGLDTKPLVGHLAAWNYFESVESPANKKFIKEWHAFTKNDKRVTNDPMEAAYIGFNAWVKAVQAAGTTDTDKVLDSIIGTTVPNLSGGYATVMPNHHITKPVLIGEIQADGQFEIVQETSAVVGDEWSDFLPDSKDLISDWRKPMNCGNFNVATGKCGGKGS; this comes from the coding sequence ATGAATCTCAAGTCCTATGTAACGGGCGCCGCGCTTGGCGTCGTCATGGCGGCGTCAGCCGCCTTCCACGGAGCCGCTGCTGCCGACGACACGATTAAGGTCGGCGTTCTGCATTCGCTCTCCGGTACCATGGCTATCTCCGAAACGACGCTGAAAGACGCCATGCTGATGCTCATTGATGAGCAGAACAAGAAGGGCGGCCTTCTCGGCAAGAAGCTCGAAGCGGTTGTCGTCGATCCAGCCTCCGATTGGCCGCTGTTTGCCGAAAAGGCACGCGAGTTGATTGAAAAGGACAAGGTTGCCGCCGTCTTCGGTTGCTGGACCTCGTCTTCGCGCAAATCGGTCCTGCCGGTTTTCGAAGAGCTGAACTCATTGCTCTTCTATCCGGTTCAGTATGAAGGCGAAGAGTCTTCGCGCAATATCTTCTACACGGGCGCTGCTCCGAACCAGCAGGCGATCCCGGCCGTCGACTACCTGATGGAAAAGGAAGGCGTAAAGCGCTTCGTGCTTGAAGGCACCGACTACGTCTATCCGCGCACCACCAACAAGATCCTGGAAGCCTACCTGGTATCCAAGGGCATTCCGAAGGAAGACATCATCGTCAACTATACGCCGTTCGGCTTCTCCGACTGGCAGACGGAAGTCTCCAAAATCAAGGAATTCGGCTCGTCCGGCAAGAAGACCGCCGTCGTCTCCACCATCAACGGCGACGCCAACGTTCCCTTCTACAAGGAACTCGGCAACCAGGGCATCAAGGCAACCGATATCCCGGTTATCGCCTTCTCGGTCGGCGAAGAAGAGCTTGCCGGCCTCGACACCAAGCCGCTCGTCGGTCACCTCGCAGCCTGGAACTACTTCGAGTCGGTCGAAAGCCCGGCCAACAAGAAGTTCATCAAGGAATGGCACGCCTTCACCAAGAACGACAAGCGCGTGACCAACGACCCGATGGAAGCCGCCTATATCGGCTTCAATGCCTGGGTTAAGGCTGTTCAGGCTGCCGGAACGACCGATACCGACAAGGTTCTCGACAGCATCATCGGCACCACGGTTCCGAACCTTTCCGGCGGCTATGCCACCGTCATGCCGAACCACCACATCACCAAGCCGGTGCTGATCGGCGAAATCCAGGCTGACGGACAGTTCGAAATCGTCCAGGAAACGTCAGCCGTCGTCGGCGACGAATGGTCCGACTTCCTGCCCGACTCCAAGGACCTGATCTCCGATTGGCGCAAGCCCATGAACTGCGGCAACTTCAACGTTGCAACGGGCAAGTGCGGCGGCAAGGGCTCCTGA
- a CDS encoding hybrid sensor histidine kinase/response regulator, producing the protein MAARQRIIPVRREYNRWVANQTLEDYALRFTAKSARQFSSQRISQTAIGAISFLALEAIGGAITLSYGTTNAFFAIVVASIAMLAIGLPISRYAIRHGVDIDLLTRGASFGYIGSTITSLIYASFTFMLFAIEASIMSGALELTLGIPLWIGYIVSAVMVIPLVTYGVKLISRFQLVTQPFWIVLNILPFIFIAILDWEKFDLWRAFAGIRHASGPPGTIADFNLMEFGAASAVILALMSQIGEQADFLRFLPPDGQRKLRHRLAVFLAGPGWVIIGAPKLLAGSFLVVLTLSAGVAVDRAADPAQMYLTAFGYMIPWHNGALLLMAAFVVVSQLKINVMNAYAGSLAWSNFFSRLTHSHPGRVIWLIFNVAIALLLMELGIYRLLEETLGIFSIIAMAWLCTISADLFINKPLGLAPPGIEFKRAHLYDINPVGLGAMGLSATMALIAHFGAFGAIAASLAPYITLVIALTASPLIAWATKGKFYLARKPRHSWKNLPNITCSVCEHPFEPEDMAWCPAYAAPICSLCCSLDSRCHDMCKPKARFNTQVGTVAKTLLPETVIEKLSTRLGRYGIAVVLALTAVGVILAMIAHQVASASPETAEVVNGTILIVFFVFSVIAGVVCWFYVLAHDSRVVAEEESSRQNTLLLREIAAHKKTDAALQNAKEAAEAANRAKSRYVVGLSHELRTPLNAVLGYAQILERDETIPAPRQSSIKVIRRSAEHLSGLIDGLLDISKIEAGRLQVYSNEINIHDFLDQIVDMFRPQAHAKGLAFRHDRSQSLPQFVRTDEKRVRQILVNLLSNAIKFTDEGSVTFDVSYRSQVATFTVSDTGRGIAEKDLSRIYEPFQRGEADSIRPMPGLGLGLTITQLLTNTLGGEIAVVSEKDKGSTFRVRLMLFAVTREMIPPPQEKKIVSYDGPRRTIVVVDDNEDHREMMREILVPLDFVMLTAGNGPDCLTLIEGIQPDLFLVDISMPGMNGWQLVSRLRETGQTSPIVMLSANIGDAAAAADSDGSHSDAIGKPVDIKQLRDKLALHLGLKWIYADAAQAPIPLAQPPMKSPGSAHIDELLRLGEIGYIRGIEAKLADLAKVEANQPFTDELRTYVAAFDLAGFMTFLRGFDEKVETIG; encoded by the coding sequence ATGGCAGCGCGCCAACGCATCATTCCGGTGAGACGCGAATATAATCGCTGGGTCGCGAACCAGACGCTGGAAGACTATGCGTTGCGCTTTACCGCCAAGAGCGCCCGGCAATTTTCCTCGCAGCGCATCTCGCAGACCGCAATCGGTGCGATTTCTTTTCTCGCGCTCGAAGCGATCGGCGGTGCGATCACGCTTTCCTATGGCACGACCAACGCCTTCTTCGCGATCGTCGTCGCCTCGATCGCCATGCTCGCGATCGGCCTACCGATCAGCCGCTATGCAATCAGGCACGGCGTTGACATCGATCTTCTGACGCGCGGCGCAAGCTTCGGCTATATCGGCTCGACGATCACCTCGCTGATCTATGCCAGCTTCACCTTCATGCTCTTTGCGATCGAAGCTTCGATCATGTCCGGCGCGCTGGAACTGACGCTCGGCATCCCGCTCTGGATCGGCTACATCGTCAGCGCCGTCATGGTGATCCCGCTGGTGACCTACGGTGTCAAGCTGATCAGCAGGTTCCAGCTCGTCACCCAGCCCTTCTGGATCGTGCTCAATATCCTTCCCTTCATCTTCATCGCGATCCTGGATTGGGAAAAATTCGATCTCTGGCGCGCCTTCGCCGGCATTCGTCACGCTTCGGGCCCGCCAGGTACAATCGCGGATTTCAATCTGATGGAGTTCGGCGCTGCTTCGGCCGTGATCCTTGCCCTCATGTCCCAGATCGGCGAACAGGCAGACTTTCTCCGCTTCCTGCCGCCGGACGGGCAGCGCAAATTGCGTCATCGGCTCGCCGTCTTTCTGGCCGGCCCCGGCTGGGTGATCATCGGCGCACCAAAGCTGCTTGCCGGCTCCTTTCTCGTCGTGCTGACGTTAAGTGCCGGCGTGGCCGTCGACCGCGCCGCCGATCCGGCGCAGATGTACCTGACCGCTTTCGGCTATATGATCCCTTGGCACAACGGGGCATTGCTGCTGATGGCGGCCTTCGTCGTCGTTTCCCAGTTGAAGATCAACGTGATGAACGCCTATGCCGGGTCGCTCGCATGGTCGAACTTTTTTTCGCGCCTGACCCACAGCCACCCCGGCCGCGTCATCTGGCTGATCTTCAACGTGGCGATCGCCCTGCTTCTCATGGAACTCGGCATCTACCGGCTGCTTGAGGAAACGCTCGGGATATTCTCGATCATCGCCATGGCCTGGCTCTGCACGATTTCGGCCGATCTCTTCATCAACAAGCCGCTCGGCCTTGCGCCGCCCGGCATCGAGTTCAAGCGCGCACATCTCTACGACATCAACCCGGTCGGCCTCGGCGCAATGGGTCTTTCGGCGACGATGGCGCTGATTGCGCATTTCGGCGCCTTCGGCGCAATCGCCGCTTCGCTTGCACCTTACATCACGCTAGTGATCGCGCTCACAGCCTCGCCGCTGATCGCCTGGGCGACGAAGGGCAAGTTCTATCTGGCGCGCAAACCGCGTCACAGCTGGAAGAACTTGCCGAACATCACCTGCTCCGTCTGCGAACATCCGTTCGAGCCGGAAGACATGGCCTGGTGCCCGGCCTATGCAGCGCCGATTTGCTCGCTCTGCTGCTCGCTCGACAGCCGCTGCCACGACATGTGCAAGCCGAAGGCGCGGTTCAACACGCAGGTTGGCACCGTCGCCAAGACCTTGCTGCCGGAAACGGTGATCGAGAAATTGTCGACCCGCCTCGGACGTTACGGCATCGCCGTGGTTCTGGCCCTGACAGCTGTCGGCGTAATCCTTGCGATGATTGCCCATCAGGTCGCCTCGGCCTCTCCCGAAACGGCGGAGGTCGTCAACGGCACGATCCTGATCGTCTTCTTCGTCTTCTCGGTGATCGCCGGCGTCGTCTGCTGGTTTTACGTGCTCGCGCATGACAGCCGCGTCGTCGCCGAAGAGGAATCTTCGCGTCAAAATACTCTGCTGCTGAGGGAAATCGCCGCGCACAAAAAGACCGACGCAGCGCTTCAGAATGCCAAGGAGGCGGCAGAAGCCGCGAACCGGGCGAAAAGCCGCTATGTCGTGGGCTTGAGCCATGAGTTGCGTACGCCGCTCAACGCCGTGCTCGGCTATGCCCAGATTCTGGAGCGCGACGAGACCATACCTGCACCGCGCCAGTCATCCATCAAGGTCATCCGCCGCAGCGCCGAGCATCTTTCCGGCCTGATCGACGGTTTGCTGGACATTTCCAAGATCGAGGCGGGCCGCCTGCAGGTCTATTCGAATGAGATCAACATCCACGATTTCCTCGACCAGATCGTCGACATGTTCCGCCCGCAGGCCCACGCAAAGGGTCTTGCTTTCAGGCATGACCGCTCTCAGTCCCTGCCGCAGTTCGTCCGCACCGACGAGAAACGCGTGCGTCAAATCCTCGTCAATCTGCTTTCGAACGCCATCAAGTTTACCGATGAGGGGAGCGTGACTTTCGATGTCAGCTATCGCAGCCAGGTTGCGACCTTCACCGTTTCCGACACCGGTCGCGGCATTGCCGAAAAGGACCTGAGCCGCATCTACGAACCTTTCCAGCGGGGTGAGGCCGACAGCATCCGCCCCATGCCGGGGCTTGGATTGGGCCTGACGATCACGCAACTCCTCACCAACACGCTCGGCGGTGAAATCGCCGTCGTCAGCGAGAAGGACAAGGGCTCGACCTTCCGCGTTCGCCTGATGCTATTTGCCGTGACGCGCGAAATGATCCCGCCGCCGCAGGAAAAGAAAATCGTCAGCTATGACGGCCCGCGTCGGACGATCGTCGTCGTCGACGACAACGAAGATCATCGCGAAATGATGCGAGAAATCCTGGTGCCGCTCGATTTCGTCATGCTGACGGCGGGCAACGGGCCCGATTGCCTCACTCTGATCGAAGGCATCCAGCCGGACCTCTTCCTCGTCGACATTTCGATGCCCGGCATGAACGGCTGGCAACTCGTATCGCGCCTGCGCGAAACCGGCCAGACCTCCCCGATCGTCATGCTCTCGGCCAATATCGGAGACGCGGCAGCTGCCGCCGACAGCGACGGCAGCCACAGCGATGCAATCGGCAAGCCGGTCGATATCAAGCAGCTTCGCGACAAGCTAGCGCTGCATCTTGGCCTGAAGTGGATCTATGCCGACGCCGCCCAGGCACCTATTCCCCTGGCTCAGCCGCCGATGAAAAGCCCAGGTAGCGCGCATATCGACGAATTGCTCCGCCTCGGCGAGATCGGCTATATCCGCGGCATCGAAGCCAAGCTTGCAGACCTTGCCAAGGTGGAGGCAAATCAGCCATTTACGGATGAACTCCGCACCTATGTCGCCGCCTTCGATCTCGCCGGCTTCATGACCTTCCTGCGCGGCTTCGACGAAAAGGTAGAAACCATTGGCTGA